One Brassica napus cultivar Da-Ae chromosome C4, Da-Ae, whole genome shotgun sequence genomic region harbors:
- the LOC106445451 gene encoding structural maintenance of chromosomes protein 3: protein MYIKLVIIEGFKSYKEQVATEIFSPKVNCVVGANGSGKSNFFHAIRFVLSDIFQNLRNEDRHALLHEGAGHQVASAFVEIVFDNSDNRIPVDKEEIRLRRTIGLKKDEYFLDGKHITKNEVMNLLESAGFSRSNPYYVVQQGKIASLTLMKDPERLDLLKEIGGTRVYEERRRESLKIMQDTGNKRKQIIQVVQYLDERLRELDEEKEELRKYQQLDKQRKSLEYTIYDKELHETREKLEQVEVARTKASEESTKMYDRVEKAQDESRSLDESLKGLTKELQTLNKEKETVEARRTEAIKKKTKLELDENDFKERMAGNIQSKNDALEQLSMVEREMQDSLKELEAINPLYESQVDKEKQTTKRIMELEKKLSILYQKQGRSTQFSNKAARDKWLRKEIEDLKRVLDLNLNQEQKLQDEIFRLNTDLTERDGHIKKCEAEIGELESHISKSHEQFNIKKRERDEEQRKRKEKWGEESELSSELEKLKTELERAKKNLDHATPGDVRRGLSSIKRICSEYKINGVFGPLVELVDCEEKFFTAVEVTAGNSLFHVVVENDDISTQIIKHLNSRKGGRVTFIPLNRVKAPHVNYPQSTDAIPLLRRLKFDSRFAPALGQVFGRTVVCRDLNVATRVAKNDGLDCITLEGDQVSRKGGMTGGFYDHRRSKLRFMNTIIQNTKSINTKEKVLEDVRRQLQVIDQQITQLVTEQQRLEADWTHSKLQVEQLKQEIANANRQKQAIRKALENKEKSLDDIRTQIDQLRSSMAMKEAEMGTELVDHLTPEEREQLSRLNPEIKDLKEKLIAYKTDRIERETRKAELETNLSTNLKRRINELQATIASIEDDSLPSSAGLKTQELDDARLFVEEITNELESLCRSIDEKTKQVKKFKDEKAKLKALQDDCEMTVQDANKKLEELFSLRNTLLAKQEEYTKKIRGLGPLSSDAFDTYKRKNIKELQKMLHRCTEQLQQFSHVNKKALDQYVNFTEQREELQKRQAELDAGDEKIKELITVLDQRKDESIERTFKGVARNFREVFSKLVQGGHGHLVMTKKKDRDHDDEDDEDDGGREADAEGRVEKYLGVKVKVSFTGQGETQSMKQLSGGQKTVVALALIFAIQRCDPAPFYLFDEIDAALDPQYRTAVGNMIRGLADDSVSTQFITTTFRPELVKVADKIYGVFHKNRVSIVQVISKDQALDFIEKDQSHDT, encoded by the exons ATGTATATTAAGCTG GTTATAATCGAAGGATTCAAGAGTTACAAAGAGCAAGTCGCTACTGAGATTTTCAGCCCCAAAGTTAACTGCGTTG tTGGGGCAAATGGTTCTGGGAAAAGCAACTTCTTCCATG CAATTCGTTTCGTGTTGAGTGACATCTTCCAAAATCTGCGGAATGAAGATAGGCACGCACTACTCCAT GAAGGTGCTGGTCATCAGGTTGCTTCTGCGTTCGTGGAGATCGTCTTTGATAACTCCGACAACCGCATCCCG GTTGATAAGGAAGAAATTCGCTTGCGCCGAACTATTGGTCTGAAGAAGGATGAGTATTTCCTGGACGGGAAACACATTAC AAAAAATGAAGTTATGAATTTACTTGAGAGTGCTGGGTTTTCTCGTTCTAATCCGTACTATGTTGTTCAACAAGGAAAG ATAGCCTCATTGACACTGATGAAAGACCCAGAACGGCTGGATCTGCTAAAAGAGATTGGTGGTACCCGTGTTTATGAGGAGAGGCGCCGTGAGAGCTTAAAGATCATGCAGGATACAG GGAATAAACGGAAGCAGATAATCCAAGTTGTGCAATACCTGGATGAAAGACTAAGGGAATTGgacgaagagaaagaagaactcaGAAAATACCAACAACTTGATAAGCAGAGAAAATCACTGGAATACACCATTTACGACAAAGAGCTTCACGAAACTAGGGAGAAACTGGAACAG GTAGAAGTTGCAAGAACTAAGGCATCTGAAGAGTCTACAAAAATGTATGATAGAGTTGAGAAGGCCCAGGACGAGTCCAGAAGCTTAGATGAGTCGCTGAAAGGACTGACAAAGGAGCTTCAGACATTGAACAAGGAGAAAGAAACTGTTGAAGCACGAAGAACTGAAGCtataaagaagaagacaaaactgGAGCTTGATGAGAATGACTTTAAGGAACGGATGGCTGGAAATATCCAATCTAAG AATGATGCCCTTGAGCAACTTAGTATGGTGGAAAGAGAAATGCAGGATTCTTTGAAGGAACTAGAGGCGATTAATCCTTTGTATGAAAGTCAAGTTGACAAGGAGAAGCAGACGACAAAAAG AATCATGGAGCTGGAGAAAAAGCTTAGTATTCTTTATCAGAAACAAGGCCGTTCAACTCAGTTTTCAAATAAGGCTGCACGAGACAAATGGCTCCGCAAGGAGATTGAGGATCTTAAGCGTGTTTTAGACTTAAATCTGAATCAA GAGCAAAAACTTCAGGATGAAATTTTTCGCCTCAATACTGATTTGACAGAGCGTGATGGACACATCAAGAAATGCGAAGCTGAAATTGGTGAACTGGAATCTCACATTTCTAAGTCCCATGaacaatttaatattaaaaagagggagagagatgaagaacagagaaaaagaaa GGAAAAATGGGGAGAAGAAAGTGAACTATCTTCTGAACTTGAGAAGTTGAAAACGGAACTTGAAAGGGCAAAGAAAAACCTTGATCATGCCACTCCAGGA GATGTTAGGCGAGGGCTGAGCTCTATTAAACGGATTTGCTCTGAGTATAAGATCAATGGAGTTTTTGGCCCACTTGTTGAGTTGGTTGATTGCGAGGAAAAGTTTTTCACTGCAGTTGAAGTCACTGCTGGAAACAG CTTATTTCACGTGGTAGTTGAGAACGATGATATTTCAACCCAAATAATTAAACACCTGAATTCTCGAAAGGGTGGACGGGTAACCTTCATACCTCTGAATCGAGTTAAGGCTCCTCACGTAAATTATCCACAAAGTACTGATGCAATACCACTACTGAGAAGATTGAAGTTCGATTCTAGATTTGCACCAGCATTGGGCCAG GTTTTTGGTAGAACAGTAGTATGTCGTGATCTGAATGTGGCAACAAGAGTTGCTAAGAACGATGGCTTAGATTGCATAACTCTGGAAG GTGACCAGGTTAGCAGAAAGGGTGGCATGACCGGTGGATTTTATGACCACAGGCGGTCAAAATTGAGATTCATGAATACCATAATACAAAATACAAAGTCTATAAATACGAAGGAGAAGGTGTTGGAGGATGTTAGAAGACAGCTACAAG TGATAGATCAGCAGATCACACAGCTTGTTACTGAGCAGCAGAGGCTTGAAGCAGACTGGACGCATAGCAAACTACAGGTGGAGCAACTGAAGCAAGAGATAGCTAATGCGAATAGGCAGAAACAAGCTATACGTAAAGCCCTTGAAAATAAG GAGAAATCACTAGATGATATTAGAACACAAATTGATCAACTAAGATCTAGCATGGCCATGAAGGAAGCTGAAATGGGAACAGAACTTGTGGATCATCTAACCCCAGAGGAAAGGGAGCAATTGTCACGACTAAACCCCGAAATTAAGGATCTTAAGGAGAAACTTATTGCATATAAGACAGATCGCATTGAG AGGGAGACAAGGAAAGCAGAGTTGGAGACTAACTTATCTACCAACTTAAAGAGGAGAATAAATGAGTTACAGGCTACAATAGCTTCCATCGAGGATGATAGTTTGCCTAGTTCAGCTGGCTTAAAAACACAAGAACTCGATGATGCAAGATTGTTTGTTGAAGAGATCACAAACGAGCTCGAAA GTCTCTGTCGAAGCATTGATGAGAAGACTAAGCAGGTCAAGAAATTTAAAGATGAGAAAGCGAAGTTAAAG GCATTGCAAGATGACTGTGAGATGACAGTGCAAGATGCAAATAAAAAATTGGAGGAACTATTCAGCCTTCGCAACACACTCCTTGCGAAGCAAGAAGAGTATACAAAGAAAATTAGGGGATTGGGTCCATTGTCATCTGACGCTTTTGACAC GTACAAACGGAAAAATATCAAGGAGCTGCAGAAAATGCTACACCGATGCACTGAACAACTGCAACAATTCAGCCATGTAAACAAGAAAGCGCTTGATCAATATGTAAATTTCACAGAACAACGAGAAGAACTTCAGAAACGGCAAGCAGAGCTTGATGCAGGAGATGAG AAAATTAAAGAACTGATAACAGTTCTGGATCAGCGGAAAGATGAATCTATAGAACGTACTTTCAAAGGGGTTGCACGCAACTTCCGGGAGGTATTCTCTAAGCTTGTGCAAGGTGGGCATGGTCACCTTGTCATGACGAAGAAAAAG GACCGCGATCacgatgatgaagatgatgaggatgatggaGGTCGTGAGGCTGATGCAGAGGGAAGGGTTGAGAAATACCTTGGCGTAAAAGTGAAG GTGTCGTTTACTGGTCAAGGGGAGACACAGTCAATGAAACAATTGTCGGGAGGCCAAAAGACCGTCGTTGCTCTCGCATTAATCTTTGCCATCCAGAGATGCGATCCTGCACCATTCTATCTTTTTGATGAGATTGATGCCGCACTCGATCCTCAGTATCGAACTGCTGTGGGCA ACATGATTCGTGGTTTAGCTGATGACAGTGTAAGCACGCAGTTCATTACCACAACTTTCCGTCCCGAGCTTGTGAAGGTTGCGGATAAGATATATGGAGTATTTCATAAGAACAGAGTGAGTattgtgcaagttatatcaaaGGATCAGGCGTTGGACTTCATCGAGAAAGATCAGTCCCATGATACTTGA
- the LOC106447969 gene encoding uncharacterized protein LOC106447969: MSWNCQGLGNPLTVQRLREIKRTIFPDIIFLCETKNPSAFVLDKTQQLGYEYHDLIPPTGHGAGGLALLWKEEIKLEVLDATPNLYDTRIEYQDKVFYASFIYGDTDKQKRKVLWQYLVSLAEMRDSSWFITGDFNDLICNEEKVGGPDRAEDRAAGNSKWAEDFPTARCMYLAYEGSDHKPVLSIFEPGEKKRRGIFRYDRRMKDNPEVTDIVKQAWKESSNKTISGRIAAVRGAISLWNKKKQNNSRILIQQKQEELETALSSAINDTGLINKISQDLQVAYTAEEAYWKQRSRLLWLRLGDRNSGYFHATTKNRKRANTFSVIEDTDGKMVFKEGQISKVVVQYFHNLFTSIDGDRENIVEMALQPRITPDDNAALIKIPSPSEIKDAVFSIHADKAPGPDGFSASFFHSNWDSIGSDISEEIQTFFTTGSLPPKINETFIRLIPKIKNPRTVADYRPIDLCNVYYKIISKILTKRLRPLLSSIISENQSAFVPGRAIADNVLITHEVLHYLKTSKAEKRCAMAVKTDMSKAYDRLEWEFIRLVLQRMGFHEKWIHWIMECISSVTYAFLINGSPRGRVKPSRGIRQGDPLSPYIFILCSEVLSGLCNKAQEDGLLEGIRVAKGCPRVNHLLFADDTMFFSKADKASSLALKTILQQYETASGQSINTAKSSITFSKKAPGNLKAGIKDCLHIQREGGVGKYLGLPEHFGRRKRDLFTSIVDRIKQKASGWSNRFLSTAGKMTMIKSVLSPVPSHAMTCFKLPVSLCKRIQSAVTRFWWDDKDGKRKMSWVAWSTMTKHKSQGGLGFMDFQSYNDAFLAKLSWWLLHNPTSLLGKILLGKYCKEESFLTVTDKATESHGWRGILIGRDLLKTNIGWAVGNGESIKVWDDNWMSFSGQARPMGPAPEDQLKLLVKDLLLPDNGGWHREKIQQLLPFEEERILLIKPSKTGCQDKIIWLKSKDGVYSTKSGYWTACEQREMPVQFAQRVWGLAPFTSNFDARGLVDLAAEWNGIVTKECLPPIGIATGKLTPWILWTIWKVRNELIFQNKDASPKETMLRAIVVAREWLNEQIAVYHTTRKAAGVTTNFEGYLKIQTDAAWRMDRSVAGLAWTVHNEEGPRSFASQCYYVASPLIAEALALREAITMCFSLNRRRLHFESDSRQLIQAVNGGHPPPEIYGLVADILVLSSLLDAVYFSWIPRDKNNISDSVAKNALLSAVAVMNPPFGV; the protein is encoded by the exons ATGAGTTGGAACTGTCAAGGTTTGGGGAATCCCTTGACAGTCCAACGTCTCCGGGAGATTAAGCGCACCATCTTTCCGGATATCATTTTCTTGTGCGAAACAAAAAACCCCTCTGCGTTTGTACTAGACAAAACTCAGCAACTTGGCTATGAATATCATGATCTGATTCCGCCTACTGGTCATGGAGCAGGAGGTTTAGCTCTGTTGTGGAAAGAAGAGATCAAACTTGAAGTTCTTGATGCTACTCCTAATTTGTATGACACTCGCATTGAATACCAAGATAAAGTTTTTTATGCCTCGTTCATATACGGCGACACTGATAAACAGAAGCGGAAAGTACTCTGGCAGTATCTAGTTAGCCTTGCAGAGATGAGGGATTCCTCATGGTTCATTACTGGTGATTTTAACGACCTCATCTGCAACGAGGAGAAAGTAGGAGGGCCCGATAGAGCTGAAG ATAGAGCTGCGGGAAACTCGAAATGGGCTGAAGACTTCCCGACAGCTAGATGTATGTATCTAGCTTACGAAGGCTCGGACCACAAACCTGTACTGTCAATTTTCGAGCCGGGGGAAAAGAAGCGACGAGGCATTTTTCGATATGACAGACGAATGAAAGATAATCCAGAAGTTACTGATATTGTGAAGCAAGCATGGAAAGAATCGAGTAACAAAACCATATCTGGTCGGATAGCAGCAGTTAGAGGCGCCATCTCCCTTTGGAATAAAAAGAAGCAAAACAACAGCAGGATCCTAATCCAACAAAAACAAGAGGAACTGGAAACTGCATTGTCCAGTGCGATCAACGACACAGGTTTAATCAACAAAATCTCTCAGGACCTACAAGTCGCATATACAGCGGAGGAAGCCTACTGGAAGCAGAGGAGTCGGCTCCTATGGCTAAGATTAGGAGACAGAAACTCAGGTTATTTTCATGCCACAACCAAGAACAGAAAGAGGGCTAATACTTTCTCAGTAATTGAAGATACCGACGGCAAGATGGTTTTCAAAGAAGGGCAAATCTCGAAGGTGGTGGTTCAATACTTCCATAACCTGTTCACAAGCATCGATGGAGACAGGGAAAATATTGTTGAAATGGCGCTccagccgcggatcaccccagACGATAATGCTGCCCTGATTAAGATCCCGTCCCCTTCGGAAATCAAAGATGCGGTCTTCTCGATTCATGCAGACAAAGCACCCGGACCGGACGGATTCTCGGCTAGCTTTTTTCACTCCAACTGGGACTCCATTGGAAGTGATATCTCTGAagaaattcaaacttttttcacCACTGGTTCCTTGCCTCCGAAGATAAATGAGACTTTTATCAGACTTATTCCCAAGATCAAGAACCCGCGAACAGTGGCTGATTATAGACCCATTGATCTATGCAATGTATACTACAAAATCATCTCGAAGATCCTGACGAAACGGCTTCGGCCTCTCTTATCGTCAATCATCTCAGAGAATCAGTCCGCATTTGTACCGGGGAGAGCGATTGCTGATAATGTCCTCATTACACATGAGGTCTTACACTATCTAAAGACCTCAAAAGCAGAGAAGAGATGTGCCATGGCCGTGAAAacggacatgagcaaagcatacGACCGACTTGAATGGGAGTTCATTCGGTTAGTTTTGCAGCGAATGGGATTCCATGAGAAATGGATTCACTGGATCATGGAATGTATATCCTCCGTTACCTACGCCTTCCTCATTAACGGCTCGCCTAGAGGAAGAGTTAAACCGAGTCGAGGTATCCGTCAAGGAGATCCTCTTTCACCGTACATATTCATTTTGTGCAGCGAGGTGCTATCGGGGTTGTGTAACAAAGCTCAGGAGGATGGATTGCTTGAAGGGATCCGGGTCGCAAAAGGGTGTCCAAGAGTTAATCACCTACTCTTTGCGGACGACACCATGTTCTTCTCCAAAGCGGATAAAGCGAGCAGTCTTGCGCTGAAAACCATACTGCAACAGTATGAGACAGCCTCTGGTCAGTCCATTAACACAGCCAAATCATCTATAACATTCTCCAAAAAAGCCCCGGGGAATCTGAAAGCGGGGATTAAAGACTGCCTACACATACAAAGAGAAGGAGGAGTGGGAAAATATCTCGGCTTACCCGAGCACTTTGGAAGGCGGAAAAGAGATTTATTCACCTCCATTGTTGATCGAATCAAGCAAAAAGCAAGCGGCTGGTCTAATAGATTTCTCTCGACTGCTGGAAAAATGACCATGATCAAGAGTGTGCTATCTCCGGTCCCCTCACATGCAATGACATGTTTTAAATTGCCTGTATCACTATGCAAACGCATACAGTCTGCAGTAACGAGGTTCTGGTGGGATGATAAGGACGGGAAACGGAAAATGTCATGGGTAGCTTGGTCGACAATGACAAAACACAAGAGCCAAGGAGGTCTAGGATTCATGGACTTTCAGAGTTACAACGATGCCTTCTTGGCGAAGCTTAGCTGGTGGCTGCTACACAATCCCACGTCTCTACTTGGAAAAATCCTGTTGGGAAAATATTGCAAAGAGGAGTCCTTCCTCACAGTCACTGATAAGGCTACTGAATCACATGGATGGCGAGGGATTCTAATTGGCCGAGACCTCCTCAAGACAAACATTGGATGGGCGGTAGGAAATGGGGAATCAATCAAGGTTTGGGATGATAACTGGATGAGCTTCTCTGGACAAGCAAGGCCAATGGGACCTGCCCCTGAAGATCAACTGAAGCTACTAGTGAAAGATCTTCTCCTACCGGATAATGGTGGTTGGCATAGAGAAAAGATCCAGCAGTTGCTACCCTTCGAGGAGGAAAGAATATTGTTGATCAAGCCAAGCAAAACAGGGTGTCAAGATAAAATTATCTGGCTAAAATCTAAAGATGGAGTCTACTCAACAAAATCTGGCTATTGGACAGCATGTGAACAACGAGAGATGCCAGTACAG TTTGCTCAACGTGTATGGGGCCTTGCCCCCTTCACCTCCAACTTTGATGCGAGAGGACTGGTAGATTTAGCTGCAGAGTGGAATGGGATTGTCACGAAAGAGTGTCTCCCACCAATTGGAATAGCCACCGGAAAACTTACTCCATGGATATTGTGGACAATCTGGAAAGTTCGTAATGAGCTGATCTTCCAGAACAAGGATGCTTCACCGAAGGAGACTATGTTGCGAGCGATAGTCGTGGCTCGAGAATGGCTTAATGAGCAGATTGCAGTATATCACACAACAAGGAAAGCAGCTGGCGTCACGACGAATTTTGaaggttatttaaaaattcaaacagATGCAGCATGGCGCATGGATAGATCGGTGGCTGGACTAGCTTGGACGGTACACAACGAGGAAGGGCCCAGATCGTTTGCTTCTCAATGCTACTACGTTGCTTCCCCACTTATTGCAGAAGCACTGGCTCTACGGGAAGCTATCACTATGTGTTTTTCTCTGAACCGCCGAAGACTTCACTTTGAATCGGACTCTAGACAATTAATCCAAGCAGTCAATGGAGGACACCCCCCACCGgagatttatggtttagttgCTGATATCTTAGTTCTAAGTTCCCTTCTTGATGCTGTTTACTTCAGTTGGATCCCTAGGGACAAAAACAATATCTCTGATTCAGTAGCAAAGAATGCTCTGCTCTCTGCAGTTGCTGTAATGAACCCTCCTTTTGGAGTTTAA
- the LOC106447970 gene encoding CO(2)-response secreted protease-like gives MFTMYLFSSFSLIVILFTSLIFISISSLQTPKHYVVYMGSSIEADVHNSEAYYLQMLDTLLPREESERRKGVHHYKHAFRGFSAMLTEEEAAALSGHDEVVSVFEDPMLQLHTTRSWDFLDSLSRVSSSFPIYNSFHGSSDIIIGVVDTGIWPESPSFSDKGFGEIPSKWKGICMEGPDFNKSNCNRKLIGARYYKSTGATSARDSNGHGTHTASTVAGAHVVGASDRGLARGTAKGGQPGCRIAAYKTCTADGCSGSAMLKAMDDAVHDGVDIISISIGLNAAFTSDYLSDPIAIGAFHAELKGIMVIASAGNDGPNASTVTNVAPWLFTVAASNIDRDFQSSVILGSGKVIRGAGIHFSNSTRPKAYSLVYARNAAAASKPVEDARTCLPGSLDPKKVSGKVVVCVMPRDAVITKQIIKVVVEDAGARGLILVNQKEKIRASDFGHFPFSEVDMTDGYKILKYMLHTKSPTVKIVPTVEIKPTKPAPVVALFSSRGPASLTENILKPDVMAPGVLILAALPPPKTAKPSTPEFGLRSGTSMSCPHVSGAAAFVKAHRPSWTPSMIKSALMTTAMTYDNMRRPVTNTSGLTSTPHETGAGEISPQRAINPGLVFETTTQDYLQFLCYYGYSQKTISKTLTKATKFSCPKKTSKDLISDINYPSISIGNLRRGQRKMIKRSVTNVGLEKNVTYVAHIEAPEGLVVKVAPKRLVFGENVHKVSFKVWFYGEKSASKRYHHGSLEWSDGYHSVRSVFSVNIN, from the exons ATGTTCACGATGTATCTTTTTTCTTCGTTTTCTCTTATTGTGATCCTGTTCACATCTCTCATCTTCATTTCCATTTCCTCACTCCAAACTCCCAAG CATTATGTAGTGTACATGGGCAGCTCCATTGAAGCTGATGTGCATAACAGTGAAGCTTATTATCTCCAAATGTTGGACACTCTTCTTCCGAG AGAAGAGAGTGAGAGAAGAAAAGGAGTACATCATTACAAGCATGCCTTTAGAGGCTTCTCCGCTATGCttacagaagaagaagctgcagCACTTTCTG GACACGATGAGGTAGTGTCTGTGTTCGAAGATCCGATGCTTCAACTTCACACAACTCGGTCGTGGGATTTTTTGGATTCACTTTCTAgagtttcttcttcatttccAATTTATAACAGTTTTCATGGCTCATCTGATATCATCATTGGCGTTGTGGATACCG gtATATGGCCAGAGTCTCCAAGTTTCAGTGATAAAGGGTTCGGAGAAATACCTTCAAAGTGGAAAGGTATTTGCATGGAAGGTCCTGACTTCAACAAATCCAACTGTAACAG AAAGCTGATCGGAGCAAGATATTACAAATCAACCGGAGCTACGTCAGCAAGAGATTCCAACGGTCATGGGACCCACACGGCCTCAACGGTGGCAGGAGCACACGTGGTCGGAGCCAGTGACCGAGGCCTTGCGCGTGGGACGGCCAAAGGAGGCCAACCAGGCTGTAGGATAGCCGCGTACAAGACCTGCACCGCCGACGGTTGCTCTGGCTCCGCCATGTTGAAGGCTATGGACGACGCAGTGCATGACGGCGTTGACatcatctctatctccatcGGCTTGAATGCTGCTTTTACATCAGATTACCTGTCCGATCCAATTGCCATCGGAGCCTTCCATGCAGAGCTCAAGGGCATTATGGTCATTGCTTCTGCGGGTAACGACGGCCCCAATGCTTCCACCGTCACCAACGTTGCACCGTGGTTGTTCACGGTGGCTGCTTCCAACATTGACAGAGATTTTCAGTCCTCCGTTATCTTGGGAAGCGGCAAAGTTATACGA GGAGCAGGGATACATTTCTCGAATTCCACAAGACCTAAGGCATACTCTCTTGTGTATGCAAGAAATGCTGCTGCTGCATCTAAACCTGTCGAAGATGCAAG gacATGTCTTCCTGGATCCTTGGACCCCAAGAAAGTGTCCGGGAAGGTTGTTGTTTGTGTGATGCCAAGAGATGCAGTTATAACAAAGCAAATTATAAAGGTGGTGGTAGAGGATGCCGGAGCTAGAGGTTTGATTCTGGTAAACCAGAAAGAGAAGATTCGTGCTTCCGATTTTGGTCACTTTCCTTTCTCGGAAGTTGATATGACTGATGGGTACAAGATTCTAAAGTACATGCTTCACACCAAGAGTCCAACAGTTAAAATTGTCCCAACCGTTGAGATCAAACCCACGAAACCTGCACCCGTTGTTGCACTCTTCTCATCTAGAGGTCCTGCCTCTCTAACAGAGAACATTCTCAAG CCGGATGTAATGGCACCTGGTGTTTTGATTTTGGCGGCTTTACCTCCACCCAAAACAGCTAAACCATCCACACCAGAGTTTGGGTTAAGGTCAGGAACGTCCATGTCCTGCCCTCACGTAAGTGGAGCCGCCGCTTTCGTCAAGGCTCATCGCCCTTCTTGGACGCCTTCCATGATCAAATCCGCCCTTATGACCACAG CAATGACATATGACAACATGAGAAGACCAGTGACAAACACTTCCGGTCTCACATCAACACCTCACGAAACGGGTGCAGGAGAGATCAGTCCTCAACGTGCAATCAATCCGGGACTTGTCTTTGAGACAACCACCCAAGATTATCTCCAATTCCTCTGCTACTACGGCTACTCTCAAAAGACCATTAGCAAAACACTCACTAAAGCAACTAAATTCAGTTGCCCCAAAAAGACTTCTAAAGATCTTATCTCAGACATCAACTACCCGTCCATCTCCATCGGAAACCTGCGTCGCGGCCAACGTAAAATGATCAAAAGAAGTGTCACAAATGTAGGATTGGAGAAGAACGTGACGTACGTTGCGCATATTGAAGCTCCAGAAGGATTGGTGGTTAAGGTTGCACCAAAGAGACTTGTGTTTGGAGAAAACGTGCACAAGGTTTCATTTAAGGTTTGGTTCTATGGGGAGAAGAGTGCATCAAAGCGTTATCATCATGGATCTTTAGAATGGTCAGATGGTTACCACTCGGTCCGGTCGGTTTTTTCAGTTAACATTAATTAA